In one Castor canadensis chromosome 15, mCasCan1.hap1v2, whole genome shotgun sequence genomic region, the following are encoded:
- the Mrpl55 gene encoding large ribosomal subunit protein mL55 codes for MMAVGNLLGLLWQSTVKAASSVPRRLHTSSWWADSNRASLTRLRRQAYARLYPVLLVKQDGSTIHVRYREPRRMLAMPLDLDALSPEERRARFRKREAQLRQKKEKEPELVDDFDNERYRQFWTKTKK; via the exons ATGATGGCTGTGGGCAACCTCCTTGG CTTGCTGTGGCAGAGCACTGTGAAGGCAGCTTCCTCTGTGCCTCGCCGGCTGCATACATCTTCATGGTGGGCTGATAGTAACAGGGCTTCACTCACTCGTCTGCGCCGCCAGGCTTATGCACGCCTCTACCCAGTGCTGTTGGTCAAGCAGGACGGATCCACCATCCACGTCCGTTACAGAGAGCCACGGCGCATGCTGGCG ATGCCACTAGACTTGGATGCCCTATCTCCAGAGGAGCGCAGGGCCAGGTTCCGGAAACGTGAGGCTCAGCTTCgacagaagaaggagaaggaaccAGAGCTGGTTGATGATTTTGACAATGAGCGTTACAGACAATTTTGGACCAAGACCAAGAAGTAA